The Agromyces mangrovi genome contains a region encoding:
- a CDS encoding endonuclease/exonuclease/phosphatase family protein, producing MVDLRIISYNLRKHAAIGELTELAVSNDVDVMCLQECDTDDLADSVAHLQLIDATSTNRLGLALYARADRYTVQDTKMFSMHRSLHDRVLSPRTSACSRRACTTRRSATTCSSARSTPPR from the coding sequence GTGGTCGACCTGAGGATCATCAGCTACAACCTGCGCAAGCACGCGGCGATCGGCGAGCTCACCGAGCTCGCCGTCTCGAACGACGTCGACGTGATGTGCCTGCAGGAGTGCGACACCGACGACCTGGCCGACTCGGTCGCCCACCTGCAACTCATCGACGCGACCAGCACCAACCGACTCGGACTCGCGCTGTACGCCCGGGCCGACCGCTACACGGTGCAGGACACGAAGATGTTCAGCATGCACCGGTCACTCCACGACCGAGTGCTCTCCCCGCGCACGAGCGCCTGCTCGCGGCGCGCCTGCACGACGAGGCGATCGGCCACGACGTGCTCGTCGGCTCGTTCCACGCCGCCCCGCTGA